The DNA region CTGCTCATTTTCTTCCCAACGGTGGATACCACACACATGGTAAAGGATAGATGTCCAGCGGTGTTTCAACTCCTATTTGAGGACAATTGGAAACTGCTTAGCAATTTTCTCTGGAACATTTTTGACACAGAGTATGCACATTTGAACATGCTTTTGTATAGATCATCATCAGCTACGAAGGCTTGAATTTTTTTATCCCTAATCTTGAACCTTTGCTTGTTACATTTTTTCAAGAGTAGAAAAGacggattcacaatgagtgttgcttccgAACTGAATAGGCTGGTATCATAGAAGTGTAAGTAATTTGAAGTTACATTGCATTGTTGTGGTGTTCCTTTTCTGTTTTGGACCAGTGTTGGTTTTAACAAGGCAAAACATCATTATGACAGCGTGGCAAATTCATGCAACAACATGTCTATGACCATCACCTTCTCATCGCCACCGCTTGAACTGCACGACCACCAGAAGTGATTGCCCAGAGACTTGATCCATGGCTGCAGGTCCCGGTTTTCCTTCTTCCTCGCCAATGCAGTTGCCTTCTTCTTCACACCTAATTAAtggataaaaaaatgaaatgaaaaagcaAAACCTGATGAAATATTTTGTCAACTGTAataacattacaatacactttCAATTATTCAACATCtttgcatgttttattttcatATGCAAAGGTTCAAACGTGAATATTTCACATAATAAAGCAGTGTAGTGTATACTGTCCAAGTAATGGTACCTTTTGCCACATGCCATGGGTCAAATTGATGCCTAAGCTCTGGATAGGACTCCCTCATGATCTTCCGAATTGATGGAGCCCGGTCAGTAGTAACCACGTCAACACCAACGCCGGAGTCCAGCAGACGATCCAGGCCCCTCCGGAAACCAACAGGCTCCATTGCCGGTGAACTGGTAGCCTCCGATACCTGTAATGATCAATGTAACAGGAAATACAGAACAAACCTGCAGAGAGGACTGCAAAAAGCAAAACATAGTGATAAAACACACTCAATAACTTACTTGGCAAAACTGTTCATACTTTACCTGAATTAGATCCGACATGATGACTTTCTTTGTTGCATCATCCATAAAGCTGTAACAGGTGTATTTGGCACTGTAACCGGGGGAATCAGATCTGTGGATGACAAACAAGGAAGTTACTTGTGGAGTGATGGCTAACATGATTTGATATGAATTACAATGTAAGAGGACAACTaactacatatactgtatgatccGCTATGGGAATACCCACCTTGCATCACCACAGATATCTGTGTGTTCACCAGCAGCTACTGTTTCCTGGAGTTCTGACAAAATCTCCTCTTGCATCTCAGTGTAGGCTTCGTGAATAACAGGTATCATATAGGTGGATTGTAGTGAGTAGTATGAGGTCTTCTTTGGCAGTTGTAAATTCAGAAGATCAGCCCACTCTTCAATTTCATTCTGTGTTGTTCCTGTGAAAATAATGGCTGCTGAGGATACCAGGTTGTTCTCAGGTATTCCACGGACATCAGGACAGGACTGCCACACTCCTGTATGGTGATTGATGCATGTCCATTCTATTTTGATTTTTGATCCACGGCTGGTGATCTTCTTCTCACAAATGGATACCCCGCATGTGTGACAAGTTGTGAACAGATCCATTAGGCATGACTCGTTCACTATCCACTTCCTTTCAGACCAGTCATCTCTCCTTTCTGCTCCCGCAATGTTGTCGGAGGAAGATGATCTTGTGGATGTGCCCTCACTGCTCAAAGGAAGGAATGTGCTGTCATCTCTGTCTACAGGTGTCTCTATGGAAGCCATTGTGTTATCCAGGGACTCAGATGCAGCTGCTGAGCTTTGGTTTTCTGACTATGATATAGAAAAAGAATAGAGAGAAAGCAAAGTAGAGTAAATTGACTGACTGGCTGCACTTGTTTATAGTGTGCAAAGGGCCTCATGCTCAGTATATTGACAATGTCAAATCATTAGCTTTCTATTCAGACTACATATAAATATGGGCTTACCTGTGACAGTCTCCAGGTCGGAGGCCGGGCAATATATATTCCAGAAGCTGATGGTTTATTGCTTGGACCTGCCTCAGCTGGGCTGGTGAGCACCATCCGGCACTGTTCCTGGTCCAATCTGGACTTCAGGGGGGTTGACTGAAACGCTGCCTCTTCATCTGCGGGGGTTGCGGCCTCAGATTGAGCAATTTCAGCCATTCCAACAGGAGCGCACGcctttgaaaacatatttttttgcattgtgGGAACAGGAATCTCAGTCAGGTTTTAGAAACACCAACAGTAACATCAGCATTCACTtcctactaaccccaactccgatgaagttgggacgtttggtaaacagtgaataaaatcaaaatgctatcattttcaaaacattcaatctattcattagatggagaatagtgaaaagacaacatattaagtgttaaaactgagaaaaaatattgttttgggggatatatgtactcatttctaatttgataaatccaacacgtctcaaaagagttgggacggggacaataaatggcagcaaatgtcgaggaagactaaaaacaaaacaaaagacaacacttaacagttaaatacattaaccgatgagatgattttatataaaaaacagtgttaattcctatcttggacatgatttcaccagcttaaatggtgggtgtattccttgtcatgttttgcaatgttttcctttctgtagtgcttacagtgtgacaggtcttgaccaaaaacccaccattttatcacctgctggtccttatgatggagccaaactgttaaaacatagtagagaatgcaatttgaccttactatgtggcagtaatcgaagatctcccttcaaaatataatgcatgagtggcttgtcatcctgtttaaaacccatttataccattcagcactgtatttaactctacagatgagtgagaacatcttaaccaatgcactactgcacccgcatgccatcatggaggctgacttttgaagctagcactaacacaagttggatggtccatttttactgtagcacaggatgtgcaatgctctattattgtcaaacagaatggacttctacaacttctgctgacttctgtaagcaaaggacagtttcccatgtcttctgggtctatttcaagtgaactcaggtgcttaggagaatgttacacccctgtatcattttcatgcattaagcattcttaatatggtcaattttcaatagctctagcactccaggaattagagtgagactacagccaatatatatttcatgatgtcatgaacctatacaatgattttattaacaaaaatatgtcttatatacactcaatcgtggtaaatcaaagggaattcaaaaatgtatgtaataactatggtaattattccctttgcatctttaattctgagtgactcagcctctctgtgatgatcttatacctggacacctatattgtccgtcagtacaattcattttgaaatgttctttgttgttttatcttatttggatgtttactaaatttcactgatccccgtcccaactcttttgagacgtgttggatttatcaaattagaaatgagtacatatgtcccccaaaacaatatttt from Engraulis encrasicolus isolate BLACKSEA-1 chromosome 5, IST_EnEncr_1.0, whole genome shotgun sequence includes:
- the LOC134448772 gene encoding uncharacterized protein LOC134448772, encoding MFSKACAPVGMAEIAQSEAATPADEEAAFQSTPLKSRLDQEQCRMVLTSPAEAGPSNKPSASGIYIARPPTWRLSQSENQSSAAASESLDNTMASIETPVDRDDSTFLPLSSEGTSTRSSSSDNIAGAERRDDWSERKWIVNESCLMDLFTTCHTCGVSICEKKITSRGSKIKIEWTCINHHTGVWQSCPDVRGIPENNLVSSAAIIFTGTTQNEIEEWADLLNLQLPKKTSYYSLQSTYMIPVIHEAYTEMQEEILSELQETVAAGEHTDICGDARSDSPGYSAKYTCYSFMDDATKKVIMSDLIQVSEATSSPAMEPVGFRRGLDRLLDSGVGVDVVTTDRAPSIRKIMRESYPELRHQFDPWHVAKGVKKKATALARKKENRDLQPWIKSLGNHFWWSCSSSGGDEKELKHRWTSILYHVCGIHRWEENEQEYRCRHDDLSEDQQRRKKWLEKGCPAWNALKSVVLDKNLLRDLSQLTLFKHTGALEVFHSSMLKYAEKRRHFTYVSMQARLQLSIIDHNHNVGRQHACTRSGQKKYNVIHSRQSNQWVARKLYEPTTQEFRKGLVERVIQRRLDKNVRIGDPAFFIHPPVSIPANIAPTAKPNKTDLVAEHESRFPTEPTGDTDVDV